A single window of Nicotiana sylvestris chromosome 3, ASM39365v2, whole genome shotgun sequence DNA harbors:
- the LOC104210248 gene encoding late embryogenesis abundant protein At5g17165-like isoform X1, with translation MAANLQSRGLVSLGKRVVNQISYASGRTSANSPSLSGSIVTRGVGQHLTYNRGGKRAGRDMRRDDWQTIYNHIIHITFGRIPSLSNSKNLQFEALQMRGVQTSVYDKNPEDHVRDSVVPDEVIEPQSEKYWGPHPQTGVFGPAATDSAGGERGFHSSPATAAAAESILEQKAFFRPLEDLDKPQHA, from the exons ATGGCCGCCAATTTGCAGAGCCGTGGACTCGTGAGCTTAGGGAAACGAGTTGTGAACCAGATCAGCTACGCTAGTGGTCGAACTTCTGCTAACTCACCTTCACTCTCTGGCAG CATTGTGACAAGAGGGGTTGGTCAGCACCTCACCTACAATAGGGGCggcaaacgggcgggtcgggATATGAGACGGGATGACTGGCAGACAATAtataaccatattatccatatcacttttgggagaattcctagtcttTCAAACTCGAAGAAcctccaatttgaggctttacaaat GAGGGGAGTGCAGACATCGGTGTACGACAAGAACCCGGAGGATCATGTGCGGGATTCAGTGGTGCCGGATGAAGTGATAGAGCCACAATCAGAAAAATACTGGGGTCCTCACCCACAAACTGGGGTGTTTGGGCCTGCAGCCACTGATAGTGCTGGTGGGGAACGTGGTTTCCACTCCTCACCtgccactgctgctgctgctgaatCCATTTTGGAGCAGAAGGCCTTCTTCCGCCCTCTAGAGGACTTGGACAAACCCCAGCACGCCTAA
- the LOC104210248 gene encoding late embryogenesis abundant protein At5g17165-like isoform X2 has translation MAANLQSRGLVSLGKRVVNQISYASGRTSANSPSLSGRRGVQTSVYDKNPEDHVRDSVVPDEVIEPQSEKYWGPHPQTGVFGPAATDSAGGERGFHSSPATAAAAESILEQKAFFRPLEDLDKPQHA, from the exons ATGGCCGCCAATTTGCAGAGCCGTGGACTCGTGAGCTTAGGGAAACGAGTTGTGAACCAGATCAGCTACGCTAGTGGTCGAACTTCTGCTAACTCACCTTCACTCTCTGGCAG GAGGGGAGTGCAGACATCGGTGTACGACAAGAACCCGGAGGATCATGTGCGGGATTCAGTGGTGCCGGATGAAGTGATAGAGCCACAATCAGAAAAATACTGGGGTCCTCACCCACAAACTGGGGTGTTTGGGCCTGCAGCCACTGATAGTGCTGGTGGGGAACGTGGTTTCCACTCCTCACCtgccactgctgctgctgctgaatCCATTTTGGAGCAGAAGGCCTTCTTCCGCCCTCTAGAGGACTTGGACAAACCCCAGCACGCCTAA